The Mastacembelus armatus chromosome 4, fMasArm1.2, whole genome shotgun sequence genome segment CTGTTATGACCCAGGAAAGTTCAGTCCTCAATTGGAAAGTTCTCCATTTTTTATTAGGGGACCAGAGTGAGTGTTGTTTCCTCACCTTTGAAGACACGTGTGACCCAGCGGGCCTGCATTTCAGCCTGAGGCATAATGGCTCCATCAGAATGAATAAAACCCACAACAGCGAGAGTGGGATGTTCCAGGTTGGGGGGGAAAACGTGCTGGTACAGACCCAGACGATGCCCAGATTTGTAAATAGCATTGTTTGGCAAGTAGGGAAAGTCATAGTTGTACCCCGTGGCGAACACAATCATATCCACCTGTCACAAAGGAGAAATAACTAAACTGTGCTGAACACATCAAGAAGTTATGCCTGTAGTGattataaattaattaatttagcTTTAGTGGCAAAGTTCTCTGACGTTTTCTACCACGCTGCCATCATCAAACACAACGTTGGAGCCTTGGATCTCCTTCATGTTTGGTTTCACAATGACCCCACCAGACAGAATCCTAAAGGGCAGGTCGTCGTTGATCACTGGGATCTGACTGAAGAACCTGATGAGGTGAGagcagggggcagcagaggACATCTGAGAGTTATTCTTGTTTCTGAATTTCCACAGGTACTGCAAATTATCTTCATATGAAACTACTAACTACTGCTGCATCCCTTGGCTAAAGTCAGTTCACCAGGTGACCagaagagagaatgaaagatCATAACATACAGAAATAGCAGAAAATCAAGCTTTTATGCAAGACATTGCTTTAGACCAAACCACATTCTTAGAAATATCCTACCTGTGTTTAGGTTTGAGACCATACATGGTGTGATCATACATGGAGttgagttttttctctccaagCCAGTTGAGAAAACTCATTGGCAGCAGGTTGAACAAGACATGGAAAAAGCGTGTATTGAACCTGTCCACTGGCAGGCCGTTGTCAGAAACCTGACGGATGACCCAGGCACCACTTCGAGTGCTCAGATACACCTGCAGAGAGACACCAACAGAACCAATGCATTTGTATTCATGAATGCCAGTTTCATATTTTCACCTCTACTTGTTCCAGCACTCATAATTGTGCCTGGGGAAGGAAGGATCAAGGAATGAGGAAACAGAACAAGAGCTTTTTATTGGATGGACACACGGAAATCTTTAAATAACTGGGGACAGCAGCTGATATACTGtaaactgcttttttaaaacatctgctctttgttttcttttccccaGACAGGCAGAAAGAACAACCTATAACATTGTTCTAATTTCCAgatgtgtatgttttgtttttctgctcctctttctAAGGAAAAATGCAAGTGAGGATATTGGGAGATGATAGAGACTATGGATATATACTGCAAGAAAATGACTTCCTAACCTGCTCTGCCACTCTGCTTCCCTCCACAGCGATGTCACCTCCCGAGTTACCGATGCCGATGACCACCACTCTCTTACCATACATGTCTTCAGGGCCCTTGTAGTCCCAGCTGTGGAAATATTTCCCTTCAAATGTCTCAATGCCTGCAACACATCAATATGTTTTCCAGCATTGTCCAGCTCTACCTTGTAAGTGCTTTGTACAAAGCACTATTCGCatcatatttgtgtgtgcactaaAACATGTCTTTACCTGGGAAGTCTTTGAATGGCAGGTTGGGGTAGTTGAAATGACCAGAGCAGCAGATAACGGCATCAAAGACGTGACGCTCTTCATGTCCGTCTCTGTTCTCAGTCACCACTTCCCACTGACCAGTGCGAGTGAagtctggtctctgtctgacaCTCTTCACTAAGGTCTGGAACATGAAAAGGACAAATGATTGGTTAGTTTGTCTAGGgacataaataaagataaaaacaataaaaaatgatgcTTTTTGGCATTGTGAATCATGTTACCTGGAAGCGGATGTGTTTCAGCAGTTTGAAGTGGTCTGCATACATCCTGAAGTACTTCAGGATTTTAGAGTGGTGCATGTAGTTGGGATAATCAGCAGGAATAGGGAAGTCACTGTAGCACATCATTTCCTTCCAGATGTTGATGGTGAGGGAACGATAGATACTGGCCCGGTTTGGCTCCGACACTTCCTGCAGCAAAGCCGATGTCAAAGgacaagataaactttattaatccctgaggaCAGATGCAAGCAACAGTATGATTGACAGCATCATCCTATGTGGCAAATGCTATATGAAAAACCTAAAAAAGGGAGGAAATTCTTTTGGTTGCAGTTTTTCTGGATAAAAGTCTTGCCTTGAACTTCCACAGACCGCCCATGTCATCACTGCTCTCAAAACAGGTTGGCTCCATTCCCTCATCCAGACAGGCCTTCACACTGGTCAGGCCACAGGGGCCAGCCCCGATCACTGCTACTCTGTGCACCATGATGGAGCTGTAACAGGAGATAGGAAAGCAGTGGGATGATTAGGGTTAAAACAAAAGTGATAATTTGGGTTAACTTGCACACAGTATCTTCTGGTACAGGAGGAATATTGTATTCAAAATTAAAGGTCTGCTACTGTATTCCAGTTTACTATTAATATATAgtaatatatagtatattttttattttatacataaCATCACAAAGTACATGCGTTGTTAGCAGTAACATTGGTCTTCTGGTAAAACAGTCTAAGCTACAAATGGTGAGAGTGTAAGTAGATATATAGTTTTTCAGTCAACATGTGAGAATACTGGTTTGGGATTAGGCTACAAAATTAATTTCAGAAGAATTTCCCTCcaacacaggacacagaacaAGTCAGGCACTGTAGATCAGATATTCTGCAGCATCCTTGCAACAGCTTCCATCAAAAACTAGAAGTGATTTTAGGATGTTAAGTTATTCATTAAACAATGCAGCCCCTATTTATGTTATTGAGCTCTTATGCACACTCAGCCGTCCCTAATCACAGCTTCTGTCAGACCCTagaattagaaagaacaaaGGTTTTGTTATGAGTGCAGATATTTGGGAATGACCTCCTGGTTGAAAGTCACTTTTGTCTAATCTGTGCAGTCAGTCAGTCGAAACCTGGTTTTGCAAGCTTGCTCTTTGTGAAGGTCTGGGTTTATAATTTCACCTATTTGCACTTATGTTTTATCGTGCATGGCATATGATATAACATGTTTATTACATAAATCAGTATATGCAGCAGTTATAAGTACTTGTATTTGTATAAATCTGAGAACCTTGCACTTTCCAGGagcatt includes the following:
- the LOC113128966 gene encoding dimethylaniline monooxygenase [N-oxide-forming] 5-like, which codes for MVHRVAVIGAGPCGLTSVKACLDEGMEPTCFESSDDMGGLWKFKEVSEPNRASIYRSLTINIWKEMMCYSDFPIPADYPNYMHHSKILKYFRMYADHFKLLKHIRFQTLVKSVRQRPDFTRTGQWEVVTENRDGHEERHVFDAVICCSGHFNYPNLPFKDFPGIETFEGKYFHSWDYKGPEDMYGKRVVVIGIGNSGGDIAVEGSRVAEQVYLSTRSGAWVIRQVSDNGLPVDRFNTRFFHVLFNLLPMSFLNWLGEKKLNSMYDHTMYGLKPKHRFFSQIPVINDDLPFRILSGGVIVKPNMKEIQGSNVVFDDGSVVENVDMIVFATGYNYDFPYLPNNAIYKSGHRLGLYQHVFPPNLEHPTLAVVGFIHSDGAIMPQAEMQARWVTRVFKGHKKLPSNQAMIKAVEKDTRDIEKNFVVSKLTPLQVDFVSYMDNLAKDIGVRPNLLWLFFTDFPLFKRVLWGPITAYQYRLTGPGKWEGARRAIFTQFDRMYQPLKTRQLDAQHSSTSGHLMKLSLTVVTIGAAIYYVHARNPTTIPNFLSKLHLPSV